In Candidatus Sulfurimonas marisnigri, a single genomic region encodes these proteins:
- a CDS encoding protein phosphatase 2C domain-containing protein translates to MLSHRRSISLNYGIGIIYIFYKKENLICQKNNIKTSGFSLAKGKKLTGDDFYDVRTIGNLTVAIVCDGVASADAGAEAASRVTSYLINNFKIRPKSWNIEKSIISFITSINSILYQESMVNYERAELVTTLTIVVIEGNRLYGANVGDSRVYLLRDKNINLLSFDHSMDESGYENILTQAIGIDSEVATYYFENIVQKNDKILLCSDGLYNILSENTIESEINFTAHSLVRKASKLMDDNLPYDTTAVVLEILEANELEILKKQNLLISERLKKGQTVDGYTLQKPLIQNNRTWLSLKNNKQYVLKFAPLEALENEKLLDLFVKEAWNGKRLKALFFPKAVIPKNRTQRYYVMQLIHGEDLNSTKAGTPSFPSP, encoded by the coding sequence ATTTTATCTCATAGGCGGAGTATCTCTCTTAATTATGGCATTGGGATCATTTATATATTTTACAAAAAAGAAAATTTAATATGTCAAAAAAACAACATCAAAACTTCTGGTTTTTCTCTTGCAAAAGGTAAAAAATTAACCGGAGATGACTTTTACGATGTAAGGACTATAGGAAATTTAACAGTTGCCATAGTTTGTGATGGAGTAGCAAGTGCTGATGCAGGAGCTGAGGCAGCTTCAAGAGTTACTTCATATCTAATAAACAACTTCAAAATACGCCCTAAAAGCTGGAATATTGAAAAATCTATCATAAGCTTTATAACATCAATTAACTCAATTTTATATCAAGAGTCTATGGTAAATTATGAAAGAGCTGAACTTGTTACAACACTAACAATAGTTGTAATAGAAGGTAATAGACTGTATGGAGCAAATGTTGGTGACAGTAGAGTTTATCTACTAAGAGATAAGAATATTAATCTGCTCTCATTTGACCACTCTATGGATGAGTCTGGATATGAGAATATTTTAACACAAGCCATAGGAATAGATAGTGAAGTAGCTACATACTATTTTGAAAACATAGTGCAAAAAAATGACAAAATTTTACTTTGCAGTGATGGGCTATATAATATTTTAAGTGAAAACACAATTGAAAGTGAGATAAACTTTACAGCTCACTCCTTAGTCAGAAAAGCTAGTAAACTTATGGATGACAACCTTCCATATGATACAACGGCAGTAGTTCTTGAAATATTGGAAGCTAATGAACTAGAAATTCTAAAAAAACAAAATCTTCTTATATCAGAGAGGCTGAAAAAGGGACAAACAGTAGATGGATATACTCTGCAAAAACCACTTATTCAGAACAACCGAACATGGCTGAGTTTGAAAAACAACAAACAGTATGTACTTAAATTTGCCCCTCTTGAAGCTTTAGAGAATGAAAAATTATTAGATTTATTTGTAAAAGAAGCTTGGAATGGAAAGAGATTAAAAGCACTCTTTTTTCCAAAAGCGGTTATACCAAAGAACAGAACTCAAAGATACTATGTAATGCAGCTAATTCATGGCGAAGATTTAAACTCCACAAAAGCAGGAACTCCAAGCTTCCCCTCTCCTTAG
- a CDS encoding ABC transporter ATP-binding protein: protein MRTKFLSLNNIEKRFPIPGKDDYVAVTDVNLEIKENEIISIIGHSGCGKSTLLNMISGLDSQTQGTILLENKHVMGPGPERAVVFQNHSLLPWLTVYQNIEMAVKKVMPELNSSELRQRVEKFVSMVNLDHAKDKLPDEISGGMKQRVGIARALAIKPKVLLMDEPFGALDSLTRANLQEHLMRIQQKVKNTVIVITHDIDEAVLLSDRVIMMTNGPDATIGEILEVNLARPRNRVELQSDPEYIRCREAILSFLYEKFAKDDE, encoded by the coding sequence ATGAGAACAAAGTTTTTAAGTTTAAATAACATTGAAAAAAGATTTCCAATTCCTGGCAAAGATGACTATGTTGCTGTTACTGATGTAAATCTGGAAATTAAAGAGAATGAAATTATCTCTATAATTGGCCATAGCGGGTGTGGCAAAAGTACACTTCTTAACATGATTTCCGGTCTTGACTCACAAACTCAAGGTACAATTTTGCTTGAGAACAAACATGTAATGGGTCCAGGACCTGAACGTGCAGTTGTTTTTCAAAACCACTCTTTGCTTCCGTGGCTTACAGTCTACCAAAATATAGAGATGGCGGTAAAAAAAGTTATGCCTGAGTTAAATTCTTCTGAATTAAGACAGAGAGTTGAAAAGTTTGTAAGTATGGTAAATCTAGATCATGCAAAAGACAAGCTGCCTGATGAGATAAGCGGCGGAATGAAGCAAAGAGTCGGAATAGCCAGAGCACTAGCTATTAAACCAAAAGTACTGCTTATGGATGAGCCATTTGGTGCACTTGACTCTCTAACCAGAGCCAATTTGCAAGAGCATTTAATGAGAATTCAACAAAAAGTAAAAAACACTGTTATAGTTATCACACATGATATCGACGAAGCAGTTTTACTAAGTGACAGAGTTATAATGATGACAAATGGGCCTGATGCAACAATAGGCGAGATTCTAGAAGTAAATCTAGCGCGTCCAAGAAATAGAGTCGAGCTTCAAAGTGACCCAGAGTATATCAGATGTAGAGAAGCTATTTTAAGCTTTTTATATGAAAAGTTTGCAAAAGATGACGAGTAG
- the ntrB gene encoding nitrate ABC transporter permease, with amino-acid sequence MNKETIKKIVLPLLVLLFIIQFWSGLSNVVEEFPTPSDTYVAAFGGTNEDGDEITGVLSDPFYVNNQDDKGIFWQIMASLKRVFAGFVLAILVGVPLGLLVGMSKSAQYAFDPFIQIFKPVSPLAWLPLLLFIFQDINMTAISTIFITSIWPIIINTALGVKSVSEDYMNVAKVLRFSPMEKIVQIILPVSVPYIFTGMRLSLGIAWLVIVAAEMLTGGIGIGFWIWDEYNNLNYHNIIIGIIVVGLIGYLLDLIMGKIADYFDYTKRGRA; translated from the coding sequence ATGAATAAAGAGACAATTAAAAAAATAGTATTACCACTGTTAGTACTACTATTTATAATCCAGTTTTGGTCTGGACTATCAAATGTGGTTGAGGAATTTCCTACACCAAGTGATACTTATGTAGCAGCCTTTGGTGGTACTAATGAAGATGGAGATGAGATTACTGGTGTTTTATCTGACCCTTTTTATGTAAACAATCAAGATGACAAAGGTATATTTTGGCAAATCATGGCTTCCCTAAAAAGAGTTTTTGCAGGGTTTGTGCTAGCAATTTTAGTTGGTGTACCTCTTGGTCTGCTTGTTGGAATGAGCAAAAGTGCCCAATATGCATTTGATCCATTTATACAGATATTTAAACCCGTATCTCCTTTAGCATGGTTGCCTTTGCTTCTATTTATATTTCAAGATATAAATATGACAGCTATTTCAACCATCTTTATTACTTCTATCTGGCCTATTATTATAAATACGGCTCTTGGAGTAAAAAGTGTTAGTGAGGACTATATGAATGTTGCGAAAGTTTTAAGGTTTTCACCAATGGAGAAAATAGTTCAGATTATTTTACCGGTGTCTGTCCCATATATATTTACAGGGATGAGGCTCTCCCTTGGTATTGCTTGGCTGGTTATTGTTGCAGCTGAGATGTTAACTGGTGGTATTGGTATAGGTTTTTGGATTTGGGATGAGTATAATAACCTCAACTATCACAATATTATCATAGGTATTATTGTAGTTGGTCTAATCGGTTACCTTTTAGACTTGATAATGGGCAAAATTGCAGATTATTTTGATTATACAAAGAGAGGTAGAGCATAA
- a CDS encoding CmpA/NrtA family ABC transporter substrate-binding protein, with amino-acid sequence MLAKIVRIGLGLSVVTASMMAAPEKTKLTIGFIALTDCAPIVIAEEKGFFDKYGLDVHVVKEGGGWPGIQQKVISGEYDFSHALAGMPIAATLGINGNANLQAVLSLDFNGNGITFGNKIIKSMEKYGMDKTSRPLTSESLKKYIDAKHKAEGSNYQPLSFGMVHPVSTHNYELRYWMASSGIVPDRDTTIKPFPPPTMPSNLIAGNIEGYCVGEPWNERIVLKKKGSTLVTNYDIWNNNPEKVLQTRADFIKKNPETTKAVMKAILEAQIWLDTSWENRKEAAKILSKKNYVNAPVSVLEKSMTGTFQYLKGQKSEANPMFNVFANYYAAYPYYSHGMWFITQMYRWGQIDKAVDMKKVIESVYRPDLFAEVAKEIGYSLPPSAWKKDGVDKYNMFMDGKVWDPNKAVEYIFSTGIDESKVSKEELLKVNKWSVKTEQPNYVCPYGPAGCADPKFVIK; translated from the coding sequence ATGTTAGCTAAAATAGTAAGAATCGGATTAGGTCTTTCAGTTGTAACTGCTTCAATGATGGCAGCACCGGAGAAAACAAAATTAACTATAGGTTTTATAGCACTGACTGACTGTGCACCTATTGTAATTGCTGAAGAAAAAGGTTTCTTTGATAAATATGGTTTAGATGTACATGTAGTTAAAGAGGGTGGCGGCTGGCCGGGGATTCAACAAAAGGTTATTAGTGGAGAGTATGATTTTTCTCACGCACTAGCGGGTATGCCCATTGCCGCAACTCTTGGAATAAATGGAAATGCTAATCTTCAAGCTGTTCTTAGTCTTGATTTTAATGGTAATGGCATCACTTTTGGTAATAAAATCATTAAAAGCATGGAAAAGTACGGTATGGATAAAACTTCTCGTCCATTAACATCAGAGTCACTTAAAAAATATATAGATGCAAAACATAAAGCAGAGGGTTCAAATTATCAACCTCTTTCATTTGGTATGGTTCACCCTGTTTCTACTCATAACTACGAGTTAAGATATTGGATGGCATCTTCTGGGATAGTTCCTGACCGTGATACTACTATCAAACCTTTTCCGCCACCCACAATGCCTTCTAACTTAATCGCTGGTAATATTGAAGGTTACTGTGTTGGTGAGCCTTGGAATGAGAGAATTGTTTTAAAGAAAAAAGGTTCTACACTTGTAACAAACTACGATATCTGGAATAACAACCCTGAAAAAGTTCTTCAAACGAGAGCTGATTTTATCAAGAAAAATCCAGAGACTACAAAAGCTGTAATGAAAGCGATTTTAGAAGCTCAAATTTGGCTTGATACATCATGGGAAAATCGTAAAGAAGCAGCTAAGATTTTAAGTAAAAAGAACTATGTAAATGCTCCTGTAAGTGTTCTTGAAAAATCAATGACTGGTACATTTCAGTACTTAAAAGGTCAAAAGTCTGAAGCAAACCCAATGTTTAATGTTTTTGCTAACTACTATGCAGCATATCCATACTATTCACATGGAATGTGGTTTATAACTCAAATGTATAGATGGGGTCAAATTGACAAAGCTGTAGATATGAAAAAAGTTATAGAGTCTGTTTATAGACCAGACCTTTTTGCAGAAGTAGCAAAAGAGATTGGGTACAGCCTACCACCAAGTGCATGGAAAAAAGATGGTGTAGACAAGTACAACATGTTTATGGATGGAAAAGTTTGGGATCCTAATAAAGCTGTTGAGTATATCTTCTCTACAGGGATTGATGAGTCAAAAGTATCTAAAGAAGAACTTTTAAAAGTTAATAAATGGAGTGTTAAAACTGAGCAACCAAACTATGTATGTCCTTATGGACCTGCTGGATGTGCAGACCCTAAGTTTGTAATAAAATAA
- a CDS encoding molybdopterin oxidoreductase family protein, translating to MIKSVCGYCGVGCGLEYDESKLIGDVAYPINEGKLCSKGISELVSIDTSTRLLRPQMRDNISDEYKVSSWDESIRVIADKVKKTKPKKIGFYLSGQLLTEDYYIANKLGKGFIGTNNVDTNSRTCMSSAVVAYKKSIGADFVPLRMEDIFSSDLLILTGANTAEAHVVFHNQIKKAKKQGLKVIVIDPRYTETAKIADLYLPIKAGGDIDFFNLISKRLIDEALYDKEFVDLHVNNFELLQNKFKRVPVTKMLKRTGLTKEQFEWFWMFYKNSKNIITAWTMGLNQSVQGVDKNLALINTHLLTGRIFKPGNGPLSLTGQPNAMGGREVGGLSTVLAVHLGFDVKSINKVSKFWGTNKIYNKPGLTATQMLEADLDLLIICHTDPIYHLPNRHKMEKLIQKIPMVVEINAYENSETSKFAHIRLPAAPWGEKEGTQTNLDRSITKQEKLSRTSIDCKADWQIFQLLALELGFEKEFSYKNTKEIFQEYQEMTKLNDHMDIHLANYDELSDKPFVWGENIKGFLTKDKKANLYFLENKLLSEKTNLIYPFVLLTGRTRDQWHSGTKTNLPKTLLKYKALEFVEINSEDAKLLNIKSDDIVAVTSLRGTITTVAIVTDNINRKTIFMPISNRDINYLTNDLLDSESFEPDYNYSAVKITKV from the coding sequence ATGATAAAGTCAGTGTGTGGGTATTGTGGTGTTGGTTGTGGATTGGAGTATGACGAGAGTAAGCTTATTGGAGATGTTGCATATCCTATTAATGAGGGCAAGTTATGTTCTAAAGGTATATCAGAACTTGTAAGTATTGATACATCCACAAGACTGCTAAGACCGCAGATGAGAGATAATATAAGTGATGAGTATAAGGTAAGTTCTTGGGATGAGTCTATAAGAGTTATTGCTGATAAAGTAAAAAAAACAAAACCTAAAAAGATAGGTTTCTATCTCTCTGGGCAACTTTTAACGGAAGACTACTATATTGCAAACAAGTTGGGAAAAGGTTTTATTGGCACAAATAATGTAGATACAAACTCTCGTACATGTATGTCAAGTGCGGTTGTTGCTTATAAAAAATCTATCGGTGCTGATTTTGTTCCCCTTAGAATGGAAGATATTTTCAGCAGTGACCTGCTTATACTAACTGGTGCCAATACCGCTGAAGCACATGTAGTGTTTCATAACCAGATAAAAAAGGCTAAAAAGCAAGGGCTAAAAGTAATTGTAATAGACCCAAGATATACAGAAACGGCAAAAATTGCTGATTTGTATCTACCTATAAAAGCTGGTGGTGATATAGACTTTTTCAATCTAATTTCAAAACGTTTAATCGATGAAGCGTTATATGACAAAGAGTTTGTAGATTTACATGTAAACAATTTTGAACTCTTACAAAACAAGTTTAAAAGAGTTCCTGTAACTAAAATGTTAAAAAGAACTGGATTGACTAAAGAGCAGTTTGAATGGTTTTGGATGTTTTATAAAAACAGTAAAAATATTATAACGGCTTGGACTATGGGACTTAACCAATCTGTTCAGGGTGTTGATAAAAATTTAGCACTCATAAATACTCATCTTTTAACAGGAAGGATATTTAAGCCTGGAAATGGACCACTTAGTCTTACCGGTCAGCCTAATGCTATGGGCGGCAGAGAAGTTGGAGGTTTGTCTACTGTGTTAGCTGTTCATTTGGGTTTTGATGTAAAGTCTATTAATAAGGTATCAAAGTTTTGGGGTACGAATAAAATTTATAACAAACCTGGACTTACTGCAACGCAGATGCTTGAAGCGGACCTGGATCTGCTGATAATTTGCCACACTGACCCAATCTATCATCTTCCAAACAGACATAAGATGGAGAAGTTAATTCAAAAAATACCTATGGTTGTAGAGATAAATGCATATGAGAATAGTGAGACTTCTAAGTTTGCCCATATAAGATTACCTGCAGCTCCATGGGGAGAAAAAGAGGGTACTCAGACAAACCTAGATAGAAGTATTACAAAGCAGGAGAAGCTGTCACGCACATCAATTGATTGCAAGGCTGATTGGCAAATATTTCAACTTTTGGCATTGGAATTGGGTTTTGAAAAAGAGTTTAGTTATAAAAATACAAAAGAGATTTTTCAAGAGTATCAGGAGATGACAAAGTTAAACGATCATATGGATATTCATTTGGCTAATTATGATGAATTGTCAGATAAACCTTTTGTGTGGGGTGAAAATATTAAAGGCTTTTTAACAAAAGATAAAAAAGCCAACCTTTATTTTCTAGAAAACAAACTGCTTAGTGAAAAAACAAACCTGATATATCCGTTTGTCCTCTTGACCGGTCGTACAAGAGACCAGTGGCATAGCGGCACAAAAACAAATCTGCCAAAAACACTATTAAAGTATAAAGCACTTGAATTTGTAGAGATAAATAGCGAAGATGCAAAATTATTAAATATAAAAAGTGATGATATAGTAGCTGTCACATCGCTCCGAGGAACAATAACTACAGTAGCTATAGTAACTGATAATATAAATAGAAAAACTATTTTTATGCCAATTAGTAATAGGGATATAAACTATTTAACTAACGATTTACTAGACAGTGAGTCTTTTGAGCCTGACTATAACTACAGTGCAGTAAAAATTACTAAGGTATAA
- a CDS encoding thioredoxin family protein, translated as MKIEILGTGCTKCKTLEEAAKQAVAKIGGFHSVEKVEDIQKIMDYGVISTPSLVIDGEVISTGKLLSIEEIVNIINGKDVK; from the coding sequence ATGAAGATAGAGATACTTGGCACAGGCTGTACAAAGTGTAAAACATTAGAAGAAGCTGCAAAACAAGCAGTAGCTAAAATTGGCGGATTCCATAGTGTAGAAAAAGTTGAAGATATACAAAAAATTATGGACTATGGAGTTATAAGCACACCATCATTAGTTATAGATGGTGAGGTTATAAGTACAGGTAAACTCTTAAGTATAGAAGAAATAGTTAATATTATCAATGGTAAAGATGTAAAATAA
- a CDS encoding permease — translation MWKESVDYFIYNLLNMQGNLADAINFFIYDTIKIWFLLITIIFIVSYLRTHFNTEYVRAYLQGKSPFFGNVLASLFGIITPFCSCSAIPLFLGFIQARIPLGVTFSFLISSPLNNEIAIALLFGIFGWKITAVYIGFGLLVSTLGGYFIGRMKMEKYILLDVTPMDGELDKLKIKLTFKERVKEASEYTLDIFKKIYLYVLIGVGVGAFIHGYIPADFIAKYAGADNPFAVLVAVLMGIPMYSNAAGVMPLVEVLVSKGMLLGTALSFMMAVTALSLPEALILKRIIHTKLIVLFFGIVGFGIIAIGYLFNLIL, via the coding sequence ATGTGGAAAGAGAGCGTTGATTATTTTATATATAATCTTTTAAATATGCAAGGTAATTTAGCTGATGCAATTAACTTTTTTATCTATGACACCATAAAAATCTGGTTTTTACTTATTACAATTATCTTTATTGTCTCATACTTAAGAACTCACTTTAACACGGAGTATGTAAGAGCTTACCTTCAAGGTAAATCACCATTTTTCGGCAATGTTTTAGCTTCACTTTTTGGTATTATCACACCATTTTGCAGCTGTAGTGCCATTCCTCTGTTCTTAGGTTTTATTCAAGCTCGTATTCCTCTTGGCGTAACTTTCTCATTTCTTATTAGCTCTCCTTTAAACAATGAGATAGCTATAGCACTTCTGTTTGGTATATTTGGTTGGAAAATTACGGCTGTATATATTGGATTTGGATTATTAGTTTCAACACTTGGTGGATACTTCATAGGTCGAATGAAGATGGAGAAATATATTTTACTTGATGTGACACCAATGGATGGAGAATTAGATAAACTTAAAATAAAACTTACATTTAAAGAGCGAGTAAAAGAAGCATCTGAGTATACGCTTGATATATTTAAAAAAATATATCTCTATGTGCTTATCGGTGTTGGAGTTGGAGCATTCATACATGGCTATATTCCAGCAGACTTTATAGCAAAATATGCAGGAGCAGATAATCCTTTTGCTGTTTTAGTTGCTGTTTTAATGGGAATACCGATGTATAGTAACGCAGCTGGAGTAATGCCACTAGTTGAAGTACTTGTCAGCAAAGGAATGCTACTTGGAACCGCTCTAAGCTTTATGATGGCGGTAACTGCTCTGAGCCTTCCTGAGGCTTTGATACTTAAAAGAATAATACACACTAAGTTGATTGTTCTATTTTTTGGGATTGTTGGTTTTGGGATAATCGCTATAGGTTATCTATTTAATTTGATATTATAA
- a CDS encoding HugZ family protein, which translates to MKNFISNIKTAVIATIDSNNNPFSSYAPYIYDNNHFYIYISNIATHAKNIQANPNASLFFIEDESKTENLFARKRISLQCKSSIIQRDAERFEEVFALYNEKFDTSMVEMLKKMKDFNLFELEVKAGEATFGFGEAYLIGGENMNELVARTGGSGHHGGNK; encoded by the coding sequence ATGAAAAACTTTATTTCAAATATTAAAACAGCAGTTATAGCAACCATAGATAGTAACAACAATCCTTTTTCGTCATACGCTCCTTATATTTATGATAACAATCATTTTTACATCTATATATCAAACATAGCAACACATGCCAAAAACATACAGGCAAACCCAAATGCATCTCTGTTTTTTATTGAAGATGAAAGCAAGACAGAAAATCTTTTTGCAAGAAAACGTATATCTCTACAGTGCAAATCAAGTATAATACAAAGAGATGCGGAGCGTTTTGAAGAGGTGTTTGCTCTTTATAATGAAAAGTTTGATACTTCTATGGTTGAAATGCTTAAAAAGATGAAAGATTTTAATCTGTTTGAGTTGGAAGTAAAAGCTGGTGAAGCTACATTTGGTTTTGGTGAAGCTTACTTAATCGGTGGAGAAAATATGAATGAATTAGTAGCTCGAACAGGTGGAAGTGGACATCACGGAGGAAATAAATGA
- a CDS encoding ester cyclase: MTNKELISAYYQMWNDKDFDKANMICDKDIRFRGSLDITANGIDGFKEYAQMLIGVFPNLYHAVEMSVYENNMVAIYVTYTGTHDGTLFEYAPTGRRICYSGASFFQIRDGKIVSINILGDLNSLHKQLSE, encoded by the coding sequence ATGACAAACAAAGAACTAATTAGTGCTTATTACCAAATGTGGAATGATAAGGACTTTGACAAAGCAAATATGATTTGTGACAAAGATATTCGCTTTAGAGGCTCACTCGATATTACAGCGAATGGGATAGATGGTTTTAAAGAGTATGCACAAATGTTAATTGGTGTATTTCCAAACCTTTATCATGCTGTAGAGATGTCGGTGTATGAAAATAATATGGTGGCAATTTATGTTACTTATACAGGGACTCATGATGGTACACTGTTTGAATATGCACCAACTGGCAGACGAATATGTTATTCTGGCGCTTCTTTTTTCCAAATTAGAGATGGTAAGATTGTAAGTATAAATATATTAGGTGATTTAAACTCACTTCATAAACAACTAAGCGAGTAA
- a CDS encoding glutaminase — MDYQSIIDEISNEITPLFGTGKVANYIPALAGVNPKQFAMTLTLFDGTQYSVGQADTLFSVQSISKVFTFTLALKFYSKDLYSRIGHEPSGNPFNSLVQLEYENGKPRNPFINAGAINITDALMNHYGSCEAAYNEVLEFIKSISDDYSIDSNDVVAASEMQYGHRNLALANLMKSFNNLDNEVEDVVGIYFKHCALEMNTKMLSRAMLYLANHGVDPITDKCYITPSQAKRINAVMLTCGHYDASGDFAFHVGLPGKSGVGGGIVAVVPKTMGICVWSPELNAQGNSLIGTKALELFTDKTGLSIF, encoded by the coding sequence ATGGATTACCAATCAATAATAGACGAAATTTCAAATGAGATTACCCCTTTGTTTGGTACCGGTAAAGTTGCAAACTACATACCGGCCTTAGCCGGAGTAAATCCAAAACAATTTGCTATGACTCTAACACTGTTTGATGGAACTCAGTACAGTGTAGGTCAAGCGGATACACTTTTTTCGGTTCAAAGTATTTCAAAGGTTTTTACTTTTACATTGGCACTAAAGTTTTACTCAAAAGATCTATATAGCCGCATTGGTCATGAACCATCTGGAAATCCATTTAACTCTCTTGTTCAGCTGGAATACGAAAATGGTAAACCAAGAAACCCATTTATAAATGCCGGAGCTATTAATATTACAGATGCATTGATGAACCATTATGGTAGTTGTGAAGCCGCATATAATGAAGTTTTAGAGTTTATAAAATCAATTTCTGATGACTACTCTATTGATTCAAATGATGTAGTCGCGGCCTCTGAAATGCAATATGGACACAGAAATCTTGCCCTAGCAAACTTGATGAAAAGTTTTAACAATCTTGACAACGAAGTTGAAGATGTAGTCGGTATATACTTTAAACATTGTGCTCTGGAGATGAATACTAAAATGCTCTCAAGAGCTATGCTTTACCTTGCAAATCACGGAGTTGATCCAATAACCGACAAGTGCTACATAACTCCATCGCAAGCAAAACGGATAAATGCGGTTATGCTTACATGTGGGCACTATGATGCTTCCGGAGACTTTGCCTTTCATGTAGGTCTGCCTGGAAAAAGTGGAGTAGGCGGAGGCATTGTCGCTGTCGTTCCCAAGACTATGGGCATTTGTGTATGGTCACCTGAACTTAACGCTCAAGGAAACTCTCTTATAGGAACTAAAGCATTGGAGCTGTTTACAGACAAAACAGGTCTCTCTATCTTTTAG
- a CDS encoding class I SAM-dependent methyltransferase codes for MSDEDIKNNIKNTFDEVATRYENIDFFKISAKNIADLLPCEGVSNVLDVACGTGNVVLEYASTFADANFDAVDISTQMLKCAKEKAKEQNITNITFHCCDIETLDMQKQYDIVTCSYALFFLPNPIETLKILYAHVKTGGTLIFTSFTQNAFSPSSKILGDLFESFEVKTPQKSWKTLQTTQEITYLCNQADIKDFDIHEKAIRYPLSLPEWWSLNNDTAHRGILLQLSLDDYESVKEMYFEAMQWHEDESRMVELNADTFYTIIRKETNK; via the coding sequence ATGAGTGATGAAGATATAAAAAACAATATTAAAAATACGTTTGATGAAGTTGCAACCAGATATGAAAATATAGACTTTTTTAAGATTTCAGCTAAAAATATAGCTGATTTACTCCCGTGTGAAGGTGTGAGTAATGTTTTAGATGTAGCATGCGGCACCGGCAATGTTGTCTTGGAGTATGCTTCAACTTTTGCAGATGCCAACTTTGACGCAGTTGATATCTCAACACAGATGCTCAAGTGTGCAAAAGAAAAAGCCAAAGAGCAAAACATAACAAATATCACTTTTCACTGCTGTGATATTGAAACTCTCGACATGCAAAAGCAGTATGACATAGTTACATGTTCATACGCTCTGTTTTTTTTACCAAACCCCATAGAGACTCTTAAAATACTTTATGCACATGTAAAAACAGGTGGAACGCTCATCTTTACATCTTTTACACAAAATGCTTTTTCTCCCTCATCTAAAATACTTGGTGATTTGTTTGAATCATTTGAGGTTAAAACACCGCAAAAAAGCTGGAAAACTCTTCAAACTACTCAAGAGATAACCTATCTTTGCAACCAAGCCGACATAAAAGATTTTGATATTCATGAAAAAGCTATACGCTACCCACTGAGTCTGCCCGAGTGGTGGAGTTTAAACAATGACACAGCTCACAGAGGTATTTTGCTGCAGCTCTCTTTGGATGATTATGAATCAGTTAAAGAGATGTACTTTGAGGCTATGCAGTGGCATGAAGATGAATCAAGAATGGTAGAACTAAATGCAGACACTTTTTATACCATTATTAGAAAAGAGACTAACAAATAG